In Fusobacterium canifelinum, a genomic segment contains:
- a CDS encoding S-4TM family putative pore-forming effector encodes MLDVKNKQNSLEILDLLFLQRIYCEKIEKKTILVYILTFIIAVLGIIAKNCYYLILINFIFIIACNQVILSRKKEILLMSTVKETIDRKLFNLNFENIYLEFSEGDIKKYLNIEKKKNSKRYKKEICNNGTDEYRGVKDWYLCDDTLENEKEVLSYQKQNVYFTENLSKKFVESLIWIIIIILVIVLLSLKNLTLEILLVYYLYPFATFIILVYNDFLNYRDFKKVLEKLEREFEVMDKKDIEEKDLERIQKLIFLYRQSEYRPPLEFFHRFLSRKLHKFWNK; translated from the coding sequence ATGTTAGATGTAAAAAATAAACAAAATTCCTTAGAAATTTTAGATTTATTATTTTTACAGAGAATTTATTGTGAAAAGATAGAAAAGAAAACAATATTAGTTTATATATTAACATTTATTATTGCAGTATTAGGAATTATTGCAAAAAATTGTTACTATCTTATTCTTATTAATTTTATTTTTATAATAGCATGTAATCAAGTAATATTAAGTAGAAAAAAAGAAATTTTATTAATGTCAACAGTGAAAGAAACTATAGATAGAAAATTATTTAATTTAAATTTTGAAAATATATATTTAGAATTTTCTGAAGGAGATATTAAAAAATATTTAAATATAGAAAAAAAGAAAAATTCAAAAAGATATAAAAAAGAAATCTGTAATAATGGTACAGATGAATATAGAGGAGTAAAAGATTGGTATTTATGTGACGACACTTTAGAAAATGAAAAAGAAGTTTTAAGTTACCAAAAACAAAATGTCTATTTTACTGAAAATTTATCAAAAAAATTTGTTGAATCTTTAATTTGGATAATAATAATTATTTTAGTTATTGTTTTACTTAGTTTAAAAAATTTAACTTTAGAAATTTTGTTAGTTTATTATCTTTATCCATTTGCAACTTTTATTATTTTAGTTTATAATGATTTTTTAAATTATAGAGATTTTAAAAAAGTTTTAGAAAAATTAGAAAGAGAATTTGAGGTAATGGATAAAAAAGATATAGAAGAGAAAGATTTAGAGAGAATACAAAAATTAATATTTTTATATAGACAATCAGAGTATCGTCCTCCATTAGAATTTTTTCATAGATTTTTATCAAGAAAATTACATAAATTTTGGAATAAATAA
- the tenpIN gene encoding type III toxin-antitoxin system TenpIN family toxin — MKFCFLTDDFFDLYKECEEIEKKNNRPYATVCLLKYNNLYFAIPIRHNIKHQYAIFTDKEKTKGLDLSKTLIIKDLNFVVQNRTAFISQDEYSQLIQKETFIISKLNSYIKKYIKALGHQNIKKNYLLCSMSCLKYFHKELNIE, encoded by the coding sequence GTGAAATTTTGTTTTTTAACTGATGATTTTTTTGATTTATATAAAGAATGTGAGGAAATAGAAAAGAAAAATAATAGACCTTATGCAACAGTTTGTCTTTTAAAGTACAATAATCTTTATTTTGCCATTCCAATAAGACATAATATCAAACACCAATATGCTATTTTTACAGATAAAGAAAAAACAAAAGGTTTAGATTTATCAAAAACATTAATAATCAAAGATTTAAATTTTGTAGTTCAAAATAGAACTGCTTTTATTTCACAAGATGAATATAGTCAATTAATTCAAAAAGAAACTTTTATAATTTCTAAATTAAATTCTTATATTAAAAAATATATAAAGGCACTTGGACATCAAAATATTAAAAAAAATTATTTACTTTGTTCTATGTCTTGTCTAAAATATTTTCATAAAGAACTAAATATCGAGTAA
- a CDS encoding CBS domain-containing protein, with translation MKGSISIFRDLCNKFEDLVRIKYKVKDEEGAFYILSNQKEYKKFEKDINLIRKIRNLLSHGECKVEGKVTIEINENIIEKLKEIISLLENPPLVTSRYISEMFVVDLEEKLENLIKTMNEKKISHVPVLDKDKKLVGVFSENTIFSKLSDDEIIEIGKEYKVKDYEKYIKLENHSSEYFDFIKRNEELASAQNLFNKSIKKDKKLVMLFVTENGKKTEKILGIITPWDLLDM, from the coding sequence ATGAAAGGTTCAATTTCAATATTTAGAGATTTATGCAATAAATTTGAGGATTTAGTAAGAATTAAATATAAAGTAAAAGATGAAGAAGGAGCATTTTATATATTATCAAATCAAAAAGAATATAAGAAATTTGAAAAAGATATTAATCTTATAAGAAAGATAAGAAATCTTCTATCTCATGGAGAGTGTAAAGTAGAAGGAAAAGTTACAATTGAAATAAATGAAAATATTATAGAAAAATTGAAAGAAATAATAAGTTTACTTGAAAATCCACCATTAGTTACAAGTAGATATATTAGTGAGATGTTTGTAGTAGATTTAGAAGAAAAATTAGAGAATTTAATAAAAACAATGAATGAAAAGAAAATATCACATGTACCTGTATTGGATAAAGATAAAAAGCTTGTAGGTGTCTTTAGTGAAAATACTATTTTTTCAAAATTATCTGATGACGAAATAATTGAAATAGGAAAAGAATATAAAGTGAAAGATTATGAAAAATATATAAAACTAGAAAATCATTCAAGTGAATATTTTGATTTTATAAAAAGAAATGAAGAATTGGCTTCTGCACAAAACTTATTCAATAAATCTATAAAAAAAGATAAAAAGTTAGTAATGTTATTTGTAACAGAAAATGGTAAAAAAACTGAAAAAATTTTAGGGATAATAACCCCTTGGGATTTACTTGATATGTAA
- a CDS encoding DUF1016 N-terminal domain-containing protein has protein sequence MGIALIKNLSKKMTKEFGKGFTVANLKNMRKFYLIFQKGHVLSDQLSWTHYRLLMKSRK, from the coding sequence ATGGGTATAGCTTTAATAAAAAATCTTTCAAAAAAGATGACAAAAGAATTTGGAAAAGGCTTCACAGTTGCTAATTTGAAGAATATGAGAAAATTTTATTTAATTTTTCAAAAAGGTCACGTATTGAGTGACCAATTAAGTTGGACACATTATAGATTACTTATGAAGAGTAGAAAATGA
- a CDS encoding nucleotidyltransferase domain-containing protein: protein METKFNKNEILETIMKNLDITPTMYKNAEEKYKSLAKYLEGKGLRCDIYPQGSFSLGTVIKPLKERKMKGYDLDFICVVYNDENLPAKEFRENIWNIINQNKNYSEIIREYNKCFTLEYSKINGIDFNIDVLPAKPSNNNFIFLTNKIDEKVEWFESNPKDYSEWFKEINDRYPQAKMINESYYNMLNENVEELPSLFDRTSLQRVIQFLKYNRDYFYFSIKKENKKVISAIITTICTKIAEKTNYTYLNTIELLKYIISDLCIYAELISKENLDQRYGDKIVIKKTNCKWEIFNPVNPQDNLADSWNEDSEKPILFFKWIEEIKKEFLIENEKEYLTNFSNIFGMENLDENVKQFLGTPESVTPIKPWRR, encoded by the coding sequence ATGGAAACTAAATTTAATAAGAATGAAATTTTAGAAACTATAATGAAAAATTTGGATATAACACCAACAATGTATAAAAATGCTGAAGAGAAATATAAATCTTTAGCTAAATATTTAGAAGGAAAAGGACTAAGATGTGACATTTACCCACAAGGTTCTTTTTCTTTAGGAACAGTTATAAAACCTCTAAAAGAAAGAAAAATGAAAGGGTATGATTTAGATTTTATATGTGTTGTTTATAACGATGAAAATTTACCAGCAAAAGAATTTAGAGAAAATATATGGAATATTATTAATCAAAACAAAAATTATTCAGAAATTATTAGAGAGTATAATAAATGTTTTACTTTAGAATATAGTAAGATTAATGGGATTGACTTTAATATAGATGTTTTACCTGCAAAGCCTTCTAATAATAATTTTATCTTTTTGACAAATAAAATTGACGAAAAGGTTGAATGGTTTGAAAGTAATCCAAAAGATTATAGTGAATGGTTTAAAGAGATTAATGATAGATATCCTCAAGCCAAAATGATTAATGAAAGTTATTATAATATGCTAAATGAGAATGTTGAAGAGTTACCTAGTTTATTTGATAGAACTTCTTTACAAAGGGTTATTCAATTTTTAAAGTATAATAGAGATTATTTTTATTTTTCAATAAAAAAAGAGAATAAAAAAGTAATCTCTGCAATAATTACAACAATATGCACTAAAATTGCAGAAAAAACTAATTATACTTATTTAAATACAATAGAATTATTAAAATATATTATTTCTGATTTGTGCATTTATGCAGAATTAATTTCTAAAGAAAATTTAGACCAAAGATATGGAGATAAGATTGTAATAAAAAAAACAAATTGTAAGTGGGAAATATTTAATCCAGTGAATCCTCAAGATAATTTAGCAGATAGTTGGAATGAAGATAGTGAAAAACCTATATTATTTTTTAAATGGATAGAAGAAATAAAAAAAGAATTTCTAATAGAAAATGAAAAAGAATATTTAACTAATTTTTCAAATATATTTGGTATGGAAAATTTAGATGAAAATGTAAAGCAATTTTTAGGAACTCCAGAATCTGTTACTCCTATAAAACCTTGGAGGAGATAA
- a CDS encoding type II toxin-antitoxin system death-on-curing family toxin: MLNNEKNFSIIQEYSRALELLDNYDHQVVIKPEGLKKDTYQLTYEECRELIASMSFGSTSTIFGREKSEGALKGIVDSIYQSAFGEDAYPTVEEKAANLLYFIVKDHPFIDGCKRIAATIFIYFLNQNNLLFRNGEKIISDSSLVAITLLLAESKPEEKEMMVKVVMNFLGW, from the coding sequence ATGTTAAATAATGAAAAAAATTTTTCAATTATTCAAGAATATTCAAGAGCTTTGGAACTTTTAGATAATTATGACCATCAAGTAGTTATAAAGCCAGAAGGTTTAAAAAAAGATACTTATCAATTAACTTATGAAGAATGTAGAGAGTTGATAGCAAGTATGTCTTTTGGTTCAACTTCAACAATATTTGGAAGAGAAAAAAGTGAAGGAGCTTTAAAAGGAATTGTAGATTCTATCTATCAAAGTGCTTTTGGAGAAGATGCTTATCCAACAGTTGAAGAAAAAGCAGCAAATTTATTATATTTCATAGTAAAGGACCATCCATTTATAGATGGGTGTAAAAGAATAGCTGCTACTATATTTATATACTTTTTAAATCAAAATAATCTTTTATTTAGAAATGGGGAGAAAATTATTTCTGATAGTAGTTTAGTAGCAATCACACTACTTCTTGCAGAATCTAAACCAGAAGAAAAGGAAATGATGGTTAAGGTTGTTATGAACTTTTTGGGGTGGTAA
- a CDS encoding PDDEXK nuclease domain-containing protein, whose translation MKLEIKKDIYEEIHELLSKARQNIILNVNSTMTKTYFLIGKRIVEEEQNGNKRAEYGKNLIKTLSKKLIKEFGKGFSQRNLEQMRTFYVRYSIPQTLSAEFKLSWSHYLILMRIEDIGIRNFYEIEAIQNNWSLRELKRQVNSALYERLVLSKNKEKVKELSIKGQIIEKPQDIIKDPYILEFLGLDEKSDYSENKLETEIINKLEMFLLELGKGFTFVGRQVRFTFDERHFRVDLVFYNRLLKCFVLIDLKIGEVTHQDLGQMQMYVNYYDRCVKLPDENDTIGIIICKDKNDTLVKLTLPKDNNQIFASRYTTILPSLEEFKKIVEE comes from the coding sequence ATGAAACTTGAAATAAAAAAAGATATTTATGAAGAAATACATGAATTACTAAGTAAGGCTAGACAAAATATAATATTAAATGTAAATTCCACAATGACAAAAACTTATTTTTTAATTGGAAAAAGAATAGTAGAAGAAGAACAAAATGGAAATAAAAGAGCTGAGTATGGAAAAAATTTAATAAAAACACTTTCTAAAAAATTGATTAAGGAATTTGGAAAAGGTTTTTCTCAAAGGAATTTAGAGCAAATGAGAACATTTTATGTTAGATACTCAATTCCGCAGACACTGTCTGCGGAATTCAAATTAAGTTGGTCTCATTATCTTATTTTAATGAGAATAGAAGATATAGGTATTAGAAATTTCTATGAAATAGAAGCTATTCAAAATAATTGGAGTTTAAGAGAATTAAAAAGACAAGTGAATTCAGCTTTATATGAAAGATTAGTTTTAAGTAAGAATAAAGAAAAAGTTAAAGAATTATCAATTAAAGGTCAAATCATAGAAAAGCCACAAGATATTATAAAAGACCCATATATTTTAGAATTTCTTGGATTAGATGAAAAAAGTGATTATTCTGAAAATAAATTAGAAACAGAAATAATAAATAAGTTAGAGATGTTCCTATTAGAATTAGGAAAAGGTTTTACTTTTGTAGGCAGGCAAGTTAGATTTACTTTTGATGAAAGACATTTTAGAGTAGATTTAGTTTTTTATAATAGACTATTGAAATGTTTTGTTTTAATAGATTTAAAAATTGGAGAAGTAACTCATCAAGATTTAGGGCAAATGCAAATGTATGTAAACTATTATGATAGATGTGTAAAACTTCCTGATGAGAATGATACTATTGGAATTATAATATGTAAAGATAAAAATGATACTTTAGTTAAATTAACTCTTCCAAAGGATAATAATCAAATATTTGCTAGTAGATATACAACTATTTTACCTTCTTTGGAGGAATTTAAGAAAATTGTTGAAGAATAG
- the guaA gene encoding glutamine-hydrolyzing GMP synthase, protein MKKGGIVILDFGSQYNQLIARRVREMGVYAEVVPFHEDVDKILAREPKGIILSGGPASVYAEGAPSLDIKLFQNNIPILGLCYGMQLITHLHGGKVARADKQEFGKAELELDDKNHILYKDIPNKTTVWMSHGDHVTEMAPDFKIIAHTDSSIAAIENNDKNIYAFQYHPEVTHSQHGFDMLKNFVFGIAKAEKNWSMENYIESTVKQIKERVGNKQVILGLSGGVDSSVAAALINKAIGRQLTCIFVDTGLLRKDEAKQVMEVYAKNFDMNIKCVNAEERFLTKLAGVTDPETKRKIIGKEFVEVFNEEAKKIEGAEFLAQGTIYPDVIESVSVKGPSVTIKSHHNVGGLPEDLKFELLEPLRELFKDEVRKVGRELGIPDYMVDRHPFPGPGLGIRILGEVTKEKADILREADAIFIEELRKADLYNKVSQAFVVLLPVKSVGVMGDERTYEYTAVLRSANTIDFMTATWSHLPYEFLEKVSNRILNEVKGINRLTYDISSKPPATIEWE, encoded by the coding sequence ATGAAAAAAGGTGGAATTGTTATACTTGATTTCGGTTCTCAATACAATCAACTTATTGCAAGAAGAGTTAGAGAAATGGGAGTCTATGCCGAAGTTGTTCCTTTTCATGAAGATGTTGACAAAATTTTAGCTAGAGAACCAAAAGGAATTATTCTTTCTGGTGGACCTGCTTCTGTTTATGCTGAGGGGGCTCCAAGTTTGGATATTAAATTATTTCAAAATAATATCCCAATTCTTGGACTTTGTTATGGTATGCAATTAATTACTCATTTACATGGTGGAAAAGTTGCAAGAGCTGATAAACAAGAGTTTGGTAAAGCTGAACTAGAACTTGATGATAAAAATCATATACTATATAAAGATATTCCAAATAAGACTACTGTTTGGATGAGTCATGGAGACCATGTTACAGAAATGGCACCTGATTTTAAAATTATTGCTCACACTGATTCTTCAATAGCTGCTATTGAAAATAATGATAAAAATATTTATGCTTTCCAATATCACCCAGAGGTTACTCACTCTCAACATGGTTTTGATATGCTTAAAAACTTTGTTTTTGGTATAGCAAAAGCTGAAAAAAATTGGTCAATGGAAAACTATATTGAATCAACTGTTAAACAAATAAAAGAAAGAGTCGGTAATAAACAAGTAATATTAGGTTTATCTGGCGGAGTAGATTCATCTGTTGCTGCTGCACTTATCAATAAGGCAATAGGTAGACAATTAACTTGTATTTTTGTTGATACTGGTTTACTTAGAAAAGATGAAGCTAAACAAGTTATGGAAGTTTATGCTAAAAACTTTGATATGAATATTAAATGTGTAAATGCAGAAGAAAGATTTTTAACAAAACTTGCTGGAGTAACTGACCCTGAAACTAAGAGAAAAATTATAGGAAAAGAATTTGTTGAAGTATTCAATGAAGAAGCTAAAAAGATTGAAGGGGCTGAATTCTTAGCACAAGGAACTATCTATCCAGATGTAATTGAATCTGTTTCTGTTAAAGGACCTTCTGTTACTATAAAATCTCATCACAATGTTGGAGGTTTACCAGAAGATTTAAAATTTGAATTACTTGAACCTTTAAGAGAATTATTTAAAGATGAAGTTAGAAAAGTTGGTAGAGAATTAGGTATCCCTGATTATATGGTTGATAGACATCCATTCCCAGGACCTGGTTTAGGAATTAGAATTTTAGGAGAAGTTACTAAAGAAAAAGCTGATATTTTAAGAGAAGCTGATGCAATATTTATAGAAGAATTAAGAAAGGCTGATTTATATAATAAAGTTAGCCAAGCTTTTGTTGTTTTACTTCCTGTAAAATCTGTTGGAGTTATGGGAGATGAAAGAACTTATGAATATACAGCTGTTTTAAGATCTGCTAATACAATAGACTTTATGACTGCTACTTGGTCTCACTTACCTTATGAATTTTTAGAAAAGGTTTCTAATAGAATTTTGAATGAAGTTAAAGGAATTAATAGATTGACTTATGATATTTCTTCTAAACCACCTGCTACTATTGAGTGGGAATGA